One window from the genome of Hypanus sabinus isolate sHypSab1 chromosome 24 unlocalized genomic scaffold, sHypSab1.hap1 SUPER_24_unloc_8, whole genome shotgun sequence encodes:
- the atp6ap1a gene encoding ATPase H+ transporting accessory protein 1a: MMAAGVWLLGLALGSALSGGRGTDQVPLLAWSTDGSLWHSQPAPNEGHIVSEQQLVSYLRQALGRGPKTVILFLQEKLSVDDFTVYGGVYGNKQDSAFHRLQGALESSPSSLVLPSVDWHATSSLLPLLQATVGTGPLYVDPLTIRDLRLNASVPSLLAVRLPYSSGSILIRPKEALAANDDIVGKVLDVLKEDGVPFTAILTASRPSRVVQAVPPAPPAPGRHLLGLKEEGEWAYPPLAFNQSGAPCILLWASQLWLTRGKEQVDLTNRTFGSTATVSLHRSACANHSAELVLEYSNVEKLGTVKITFKMSNQSYRVSAKPWFTLDQVEVSSDKDAITFNVTDVYAPAAYSYRCGYVSNDPASGSVLHSSSTSQTWRLQIYDFQIQAFGVRGLRFSYASDCSGFFTPAVWMGLLTSLLMVSILTYGLHMVTSLKTMDRFDDPKGPSISVPQTE; encoded by the exons CTCCCTGTGGCACTCCCAGCCTGCTCCTAATGAAGGCCACATTGTCTCTGAACAGCAGCTGGTGTCATATCTGAGGCAGGCCCTGGGGAGGGGCCCCAAGACTGTCATACTCTTTCTTCAGGAAAAG CTCAGTGTTGACGATTTCACCGTGTATGGAGGGGTCTACGGAAACAAACAGGACAGTGCGTTTCACCGCCTGCAG GGGGCCCTGGAATCGTCACCCTCCTCCCTCGTCCTGCCTTCAGTGGACTGGCATGCCACCAGCTCCCTGCTGCCTCTCCTCCAGGCCACTGTCGGGACTGGTCCGTTGTACGTGGACCCACTAACCATCCGCGATCTCCGGCTCAATGCCAGTGTCCCCTCTTTGCTTGCTGTTCGCCTCCCCTACAGCTCTGG CTCCATTTTGATACGTCCAAAGGAGGCCCTCGCTGCCAACG ATGACATTGTGGGGAAGGTGCTGGACGTCCTGAAGGAGGATGGGGTCCCATTCACTGCCATCCTCACTGCCTCCAGGCCCTCCCGG GTGGTCCAGGCTGTTCCACCTGCCCCCCCAGCCCCTGGCCGCCACCTGCTGGGGCTGAAGGAAGAGGGTGAGTGGGCTTACCCGCCGCTAGCCTTCAACCAGAGCGGCGCCCCCTGCATCCTGCTGTGGGCGTCTCAGCTGTGGCTGACCCGGGGCAAGGAGCAGGTCGACCTCACCAACCGCACATTCGGGAGCACCGCCACGGTGTCGCTACACCGCTCTGCCTGCGCCAACCACAGCGCCGA ACTTGTCCTCGAGTACAGCAACGTGGAGAAGCTCGGGACGGTGAAGATCAC CTTTAAAATGAGCAACCAGTCATACAGAGTGTCAGCCAAGCCCTGGTTTACCTTGGACCAGGTGGAGGTCTCCTCGGACAAGGACGCCATCACATTCAATGTCACTGATGTCTATGCTCCAGCTGCCTACTCCTACCGCTGCGGCTACGTCTCCAACGATCCGGCCTCCGGCTCTGTCCTCCACTCCAGCTCCACCTCCCAGACTTGGAGGCTCCAGATCTACGATTTCCAG ATCCAGGCATTCGGGGTGAGGGGCCTGCGATTCTCCTACGCCAGTGACTGCTCTGGTTTCTTCACGCCAGCCGTCTGGATGGGTCTCCTCACAAGCCTTCTGATGGTTTCTATCTTGACATatggcctgcacatggtgaccagcCTCAAGACCATGGACCGTTTCGATGACCCTAAGGGCCCCTCCATCTCTGTGCCCCAGACTGAGTGA